From the Pseudomonadota bacterium genome, the window AGCCGGGCGGAGGTGAAGGCGTTGCTGAACGCCATGGACGGCGTGTACGCGCTGATGGCGGGGCTGATGTACGGCACCGGCATGCGCCTGATGGAATGTGTGCGCCTGCGGGTGAAGGATGTGGACTTCGCCTACGGCACCATCACCGTGCGCGACGGCAAAGGCAACAAGGATCGTGTGGTTCCGTTGCCGCGTCGCTATGCCGGTTCGCTCAAAAGCCACCTGGGAAGGGTGCAGGCCACCCACATGGACGACCTGAAGGCCGGGTTCGGCCGAGTGTATTTGCCCCACGCGCTGGGCGTGAAATACCCCAATGCGGCGGCGGAATGGGCGTGGCAATACGTGTTCCCCTCGTCGCGTCTGTCCACCGACCCGCGCAGTGGCATGACCCGTCGCCACCACCTGCACGAAAACTCCCTGCAGCGGGCTATTAAAAAGGCCGCGACCGAAACGGGCATCCCCAAGCAGGTGAACTGCCACGCCCTGCGGCATTCCTTCGCCACGCACCTTTTGGAGGCGGGTTACGACATCCGCACAGTGCAGGAGCTGCTCGGCCATGCGGATGTATCCACCACCATGGTGTACACCCATGTACTCAACCGGCCGGGCTTGCCGCCGGTGATTAGCCCGGCGGATTTTGAGGAGTAGCAAACCGTTGCCGGATTCCTGCGGTGTGTCAGGTGGCCGCGATTGTTCCGTTTTTGCGTTTGTTGCTTCAGGCGGAGAACCCGGTGCGCCTCGCGTGGTCTCGCATGAGAGTGATGTGAGTGCGGTCACATCGGAGTTAAGCCCTGTGGTATAAACAAGCCTCTAAGGCCCGGTGTGGGGCTTCGTTTTCCCATCCACTGAATCATTCCTTATATAAGGAGTACAACATGCACCATGTGTTACGGATCGGCGTCATCGCGGCGGGGATACTGGCTGGCTGGCAGTTGGTTTGGGCTCACGGCGCGGACGACCCCGTGCATTACCGCGAAGGCGTTTTTGGCGTCACAGGTTGGCACTTTACCCACATGGCGGACATGGTTAAGGGCAAAACGCCCTATGATGCGGAGCTGTTTGCTCAAAAGGCATCGTGGGTGCATACGATGTCGGGAATGGTCGAGGAAGGTTTCCCAAAGGGTTCCTTTAAAAAGGGCAGTGATGCGAAGAAAGAAATCTGGGAGAACTGGGAAGACTTCCAATCGAAGTTGAGCGATTTCCAGAAAGAATCTGCCAGCCTGGCGGAGATCAGTCAGGGGAATGATTGGGACGCGATCAAAAAGCAGTTTATGGCGACGGCCAATACTTGTAAGGCTTGTCACGACGACTATCGAGAAGACTGATTCCCAATGCGGCGTATCCGCGTAGGTTATGGAAGGGCGTGTTAATCACGCCCTTTTTATTTCAAGGCGGGCGACCACACGAGATTCCGATCAGGGTAACGCGACCAGCGTTACGTTTGTGAGCTCCTTTTTACTGCCGATTCCCCCGTCTGCACCGATGGCGACCCCAATTTTCCCGGTCGCACTCTTATGAAGCCCTGATTGGGTGCAATGCGGCCCCGCAACGGGGCGAGGTGTGCGCGACGGTTCAAAAGCCTCACGAGTAGCCAATAGTAAGCAACTGAAATCCCAAACCGGATCAATATTGGCACATGGCTTGCTTACGCGCTTGAGGTGACCGAAGACCCGGAAGTTTCGGTTTCAACACCCGAGCGTTGCGGATGCGGTGCGTGCGAAGCCACTGGTGACGCGATGCTTTCGCAACGAGCAATCGGCAAGAACAAATCACGATGGAGCGACTGCATGAAAGTAACATTCGGCAGATTTTTCAATAATCTGGCCTGGGCTGGAATGGCCATGTTGGGCGTGCTGGCAGTGTCTGCCCATGCCGAAGACATTGGCTGGCCGGAGAAGGAAGAACTCAAATTCGGCTTTATTAAATTAACGGACATGGCCCCCTTGGCGGTCGCCTACGAAAAAGGTTTCTTCGAAGACGAAGGGCTCTACGTCACGCTGGAAGCACAAGCGAACTGGAAGGTTTTATTAGACCGGGTGATCGACGGCCAGTTGGACGGTGCCCACATGCTGGCCGGTCAGCCGTTGGCGGCCACGATCGGTTTCGGCACTGAAGCGCATGTGATCACCGCCTTTAGCATGGACCTGAACGGCAATGGCATTACCGTATCCAATGCCGTGTGGGAGGAAATGAAAAAGCATGTGCCGATGGAAGGTGGCAAACCCGTCCATCCCATTAAGGCCGATGCGCTCAAACCGGTGGTAGAGGCCTACCGGGCTGAAGGTAAGCCCTTTAACATGGGCATGGTTTTCCCTGTTTCCACCCACAACTACGAGCTTCGTTACTGGCTGGCCGCCGGCGGTTTGCACCCCGGTTACTACGCGCCGCATAAGGGCGATACCAGCGGTCAACTCCAAGCGGACGTGCTGCTTTCTGTGACCCCGCCACCGCAAATGCCGGCCACCCTGGAGGCGGGCACCATCTATGGCTATTGCGTGGGCGAGCCCTGGAACCAACAGGCGGTATTTAAAGGTATCGGTGTTCCGGTCATCACCGACTACGAAATTTGGAAAAACAATCCGGAGAAAGTCTTCGGCGTGACCAAGGGGTGGTCTGACAAATACCCCAACACCCATATCCGGGTGGTTAAAGCGATGATTCGCGCCGCAAACTGGTTGGACGAGAACAACAACGCCAACCGCCCTGAAGCGGTCAAAATCCTCTCCCGTCCCAACTACGTGGGTGCGGACTACGACGTGATCGCCAACAGCATGACCGGTACCTTCGAGTACGAGAAGGGCGACAAGCGGGAAGTTCCGGACTTCAATGTGTTCTTCCGCTATTTCGCCACCTACCCGTATTACTCCGATGCCATTTGGTACTTAACCCAGATGCGTCGTTGGGGGCAGATCGAAGACACCAAGCCGGACCAGTGGTACATGGATGTGGCGAAAAAGGTCTACCGGCCGGACATCTACGCCCAGGCGGCCAAGGCGCTGATCGCGGAAGGCAAGCTGAAAGCCGGCGATTTTCCGGATTTCGCAACGGAAGACGGTTTCCGCGCGCCACAAACCGAGTTCATCGACGGTATTACCTATGATGGTCGCAAGCCCAATGAATACCTTGATAAGTTTTCAATTGGACTAAAGGCCTCGGACAAACTCTGAGGAGGTGTAGCAATGCCAGCGATCACGTTACCGAATCGGTTGCAGCAAATTCGACTCCCATGGATCGGAAACGGGGATGCAGTCAGTTTTTCGGCGATAGTTCGCCAGGCTGGGCTACCTCTGATGGGAATGGTGTTGTTCCTGCTGGTGTGGCATTTCGCCGCCCAGCAGGTCAATACCTCACTGGGCCAGTTTCCCGGCCCGATGCAAGTGGTTGAGCAAGCACAGAATCTGTATCAGGAGCATCGGGCGGGAAGGGAGCGCGAGCTGGCGTTCTACGAACGCCAGGAAACGCGCATTCAAGCCAGGCTGGAACAACAGCCCGACTGGGAGCCGGTCCGGCGTTCTTACACGGGTTCGCCGACGTTTTTGGATCAAATCTACACCAGTCTGTTGACGGTTATGAGCGGCTTTGTGCTTGCCTCGTTGGTCGCGGTGCCCATGGGCATCGTGATCGGGTTGAGTACCGCGGTTTACTCCGCCGCCAATCCACTGGTTCAGGTGTTTAAACCGGTATCGCCATTGGCGTGGCTGCCATTGGTCACCATTGTCGTCAGCGCGCTTTATACCACCAGCGATCCGCTGGTGG encodes:
- a CDS encoding ABC transporter permease; its protein translation is MPAITLPNRLQQIRLPWIGNGDAVSFSAIVRQAGLPLMGMVLFLLVWHFAAQQVNTSLGQFPGPMQVVEQAQNLYQEHRAGRERELAFYERQETRIQARLEQQPDWEPVRRSYTGSPTFLDQIYTSLLTVMSGFVLASLVAVPMGIVIGLSTAVYSAANPLVQVFKPVSPLAWLPLVTIVVSALYTTSDPLVAKSFIISMITVSLCCIWPTLINTAVGVSTVSQDLVNVSKVLRLGWLTHVRKIVLPSALPMIFTGLRLSLGIAWMVLIAAEMLAQNPGLGKFVWDEFQNGSSQSLGRIMTAVIVIGIIGFLLDRTMLGLQRWLVWDKQSAQR
- a CDS encoding cytochrome c, whose amino-acid sequence is MLRIGVIAAGILAGWQLVWAHGADDPVHYREGVFGVTGWHFTHMADMVKGKTPYDAELFAQKASWVHTMSGMVEEGFPKGSFKKGSDAKKEIWENWEDFQSKLSDFQKESASLAEISQGNDWDAIKKQFMATANTCKACHDDYRED
- a CDS encoding CmpA/NrtA family ABC transporter substrate-binding protein; its protein translation is MAMLGVLAVSAHAEDIGWPEKEELKFGFIKLTDMAPLAVAYEKGFFEDEGLYVTLEAQANWKVLLDRVIDGQLDGAHMLAGQPLAATIGFGTEAHVITAFSMDLNGNGITVSNAVWEEMKKHVPMEGGKPVHPIKADALKPVVEAYRAEGKPFNMGMVFPVSTHNYELRYWLAAGGLHPGYYAPHKGDTSGQLQADVLLSVTPPPQMPATLEAGTIYGYCVGEPWNQQAVFKGIGVPVITDYEIWKNNPEKVFGVTKGWSDKYPNTHIRVVKAMIRAANWLDENNNANRPEAVKILSRPNYVGADYDVIANSMTGTFEYEKGDKREVPDFNVFFRYFATYPYYSDAIWYLTQMRRWGQIEDTKPDQWYMDVAKKVYRPDIYAQAAKALIAEGKLKAGDFPDFATEDGFRAPQTEFIDGITYDGRKPNEYLDKFSIGLKASDKL